The following proteins are encoded in a genomic region of Papaver somniferum cultivar HN1 unplaced genomic scaffold, ASM357369v1 unplaced-scaffold_10, whole genome shotgun sequence:
- the LOC113326250 gene encoding uncharacterized protein LOC113326250, whose amino-acid sequence MTEFLLAQSPIPSSQELVSSQDIPMSQERTYNGKLAIKRSCKAAEWEFIIKGVGQDFYGGRDEARLVVEKYNHFFGRTVRVVKSNPERFTVECYYKEKLECDWMFHAAPKTSNVKGHLFLKAYNGEHKCCAGYSDGTKADPVMRELIKSLIFEQIEQNPNKKARDIVRELKSDYGLEVSYDQAHAGKELCFKELYGEDIKSYTDLRWWCEAVKKHDPGSRDDLVVEGGEFKSLFLAFDACISGFEYCRPVLFLDATFLTGKFRGCLMAATGKNANNGIFPMEYGIVSAETVENWHWFLKKLESILGPRVLTFISDRHEGLIQGIRDVFPTFYHAWCYHHLKNNVRSNTNKKKGEHCAAMGLFKECFYSSTHEGFDQGMQNLKDMGCDGLHKFLSEIPVECWSNAHCLGCCYGDMCSNIAESFNSWIKEAKGIPIATLVNWIRLKILEQMSTRKRKGVTYKGFICPMLDKKMLASIRVGVQWRITKSGDMEWEVFDGKHTHVVNIAKFHIARFRASYDRPIKPIPDYDKPIDVATGDLVDPPTVVGKKHGRPKQKRIPNTGSASFKRPITCGNCHTQAHHNKTTCPHPPAKKQR is encoded by the exons ATGACGGAGTTTCTTTTAGCTCAGTCACCTATTCCTTCCTCTCAAGAGCTTGTTTCTTCTCAAGATATCCCCATGTCTCAAGAACGTACATACAATGGAAAGTTGGCAATTAAAAGATCTTGCAAGGCGGCTGAATGGGAGTTTATTATAAAAGGTGTTGGTCAAGATTTTTATGGAGGACGAGATGAAGCTCGTCTTGttgttgagaaatataaccattttTTTGGTCGCACGGTGAGAGTCGTCAAGAGCAATCCAGAACGATTTACGGTGGAATGTTATTACAAGGAGAAATTGGAATGCGACTGGATGTTCCATGCAGCTCCCAAGACTTCCAATGTGAAGGGTCACTTATTCCTCAAGGCCTATAACGGGGAACATAAATGTTGTGCTGGTTATAGTGATGGAACAAAGGCTGATCCGGTTATGCGCGAACTTAtcaagagtttgatatttgagcagATTGAACAGAATCCCAACAAGAAAGCcagggatattgttagagaactcAAAAGTGATTATGGGTTGGAAGTGAGCTACGATCAGGCGCATGCCGGGAAAGAATTATGTTTCAAGGAATTGTATGGCGAGGACATTAAATCATACACTGACTTGAGATGGTGGTGTGAAGCCGTGAAGAAACACGATCCAGGTAGTAGGGATGATTTAGTTGTTGAAGGTGGCGAGTTTAAGAGTTTGTTCTTAGCCTTCGATGCTTGCATCTCTGGTTTCGAATATTGTCGCCCGGTACTGTTCTTGGATGCAACTTTCCTAACTGGAAAATTTAGGGGTTGTCTTATGGCGGCTACCGGGAAGAATGCGAATAATG GAATATTTCCTATGGAATATGGTATCGTATCAGCTGAAACTGTTGAGAATTGGCATTGgttcttgaagaaactagaatctatCTTGGGTCCTCGTGTACTTACTTTTATTTCGGATCGCCATGAGGGTTTGATCCAAGGGATTCGTGATGTTTTCCCAACTTTCTATCATGCTTGGTGTTAccatcatttgaagaataatgtCCGCAGTAATACCAACAAGAAAAAGGGAGAGCATTGTGCTGCGATGGGTTTGTTCAAAGAATGTTTCTATTCATCGACTCATGAAGGCTTTGATCAGGGTATGCAAAATTTGAAGGATATGGGATGTGATGGTCTTCACAAATTCTTGAGTGAGATTCCAGTGGAATGTTGGTCCAATGCACATTGTCTGGGCTGTTGTTACGGCGACATGTGTTCAAACATTGCAGAGTCCTTTAACTcttggatcaaggaagcaaaaggtATACCTATTGCAACACTTGTTAACTGGATCAGACTTAAAATTTTGGAACAGATGAGTACAAGGAAGAGGAAGGGGGTGACGTATAAAGGATTCATTTGTCCCATGCTAGATAAAAAAATGTTGGCTTCCATTCGTGTTGGTGTCCAATGGAGAATAACCAAGTCTGGTGACATGGAGTGGGAAGTTTTTGATGGAAAGCACACTCATGTTGTTAATATTGCGAAGTTTCA CATTGCTAGATTCCGTGCTTCGTATGATCGTCCTATCAAGCCCATTCCTGATTACGACAAGCCTATTGATGTTGCTACTGGAGATCTCGTGGACCCACCAACTGTCGtaggaaaaaaacatggtaggCCGAAGCAGAAGCGGATTCCTAACACAGGTAGTGCAAGTTTCAAGAGACCAATTACGTGCGGTAACTGCCATACTCAGGCACATCATAACAAGACGACGTGTCCTCATCCTCCTGCGAAAAAGCAACGTTAA